A stretch of the Pseudomonas sp. ACM7 genome encodes the following:
- a CDS encoding multidrug efflux SMR transporter — protein MAWLFLLIAAGFEVTFAMGMKYAEGFTRLWPSMITVVAAVGGIYFLTLAMRELPVSIAYPIWTAIGSLGTVFLGFALLGESLTAVKLVSVGLIVAGVVGLK, from the coding sequence ATGGCCTGGCTGTTTTTGCTGATCGCCGCCGGCTTCGAAGTCACCTTTGCCATGGGCATGAAGTACGCCGAAGGCTTCACCCGGCTCTGGCCGTCGATGATCACCGTGGTGGCCGCGGTGGGCGGGATCTACTTCCTGACCCTGGCTATGCGCGAGTTGCCGGTGAGCATCGCTTACCCGATCTGGACCGCCATCGGCTCACTGGGCACGGTGTTTCTCGGGTTTGCGCTGCTCGGTGAAAGCCTGACGGCGGTCAAACTGGTGTCGGTCGGGTTGATCGTGGCAGGGGTGGTGGGACTGAAGTAG
- a CDS encoding triacylglycerol lipase, which produces MSQGSATRYPLVLVPGMLGFIRLLIYPYWYGIISALRRGGATVIAVQVSPINSCEVRGEQLLARIEEILCETGAEKVNLIGHSQGALTARYAAAKRPDRVASVTSVAGPNHGSELADYLHKHYPGDSAKGRLLSVLLRWISALMSLLETGYRGPKLPVDIHASHHSLTNEGVALFNQRYPQGLPDTWGGHGPEEVNGVRYYSWSGTLQPGKTDRGRNLFDGTNRSCRLFARTFVREVGHCDGMVGRYSSHLGTVIGDEYPMDHFDIVNQSLGLVGKGAEPVRLFVEHAARLKAAGL; this is translated from the coding sequence ATGTCGCAAGGTTCCGCCACGCGTTACCCGTTGGTGCTGGTCCCGGGAATGCTCGGGTTTATCCGTCTGCTGATCTATCCGTATTGGTACGGGATTATCTCGGCGTTGCGCCGGGGTGGGGCGACGGTGATAGCGGTGCAGGTCTCGCCGATCAACTCCTGCGAAGTGCGCGGCGAGCAACTGCTGGCGCGGATCGAGGAAATTCTGTGCGAAACCGGGGCCGAGAAAGTCAACCTGATCGGCCATAGCCAAGGGGCGCTGACCGCCCGTTATGCCGCCGCCAAACGCCCGGACCGGGTCGCCTCGGTTACCTCGGTCGCAGGACCCAATCACGGTTCAGAATTGGCGGATTACCTGCACAAACACTATCCGGGAGACAGCGCCAAGGGGCGCTTGCTCAGCGTTTTACTGCGCTGGATCAGTGCGCTGATGAGCCTGCTGGAAACCGGTTATCGCGGGCCGAAATTGCCGGTGGATATCCATGCCTCCCATCATTCACTGACGAATGAAGGCGTGGCGCTGTTCAACCAGCGTTATCCACAGGGCTTGCCTGATACCTGGGGCGGGCATGGGCCGGAAGAGGTCAACGGCGTGCGGTATTACTCCTGGTCCGGGACCTTGCAGCCGGGCAAGACCGATCGCGGGCGAAACCTGTTTGATGGGACCAACCGCAGTTGTCGGTTGTTTGCCAGGACCTTCGTTCGAGAAGTCGGGCATTGCGACGGAATGGTCGGGCGTTACAGCTCGCATCTGGGGACGGTGATCGGCGATGAGTATCCAATGGATCACTTCGACATCGTCAATCAGTCGTTGGGTTTGGTGGGCAAGGGCGCGGAGCCGGTCCGGTTGTTTGTCGAGCATGCTGCGCGGTTGAAGGCCGCGGGTCTATAA
- a CDS encoding FMN-dependent NADH-azoreductase, with amino-acid sequence MSKILAVHASPRGDRSHSRRLAEVFLSAWQAANPQSHLTRREVGRALIPPVNEAFVAAAFYPEPDARPLSMQADLAFSDELVGELLGHDLLVISTPMHNFSVPSGLKAWIDQIVRLGLTFNHTLDNGVAQYEPLVQGKKALIVTSRGGFGFGPGGALEAMNHADPLLRTALGFIGITDITVVAAEGEESEARTFQISAAEAEQRLRALAREF; translated from the coding sequence ATGAGCAAAATTCTTGCCGTACATGCCAGCCCCCGTGGCGACCGTTCTCACTCCCGGCGTTTGGCTGAGGTGTTTCTTTCAGCCTGGCAAGCGGCCAATCCGCAGTCGCACCTGACCCGTCGCGAAGTCGGTCGGGCGTTGATTCCGCCGGTCAACGAGGCTTTTGTGGCCGCAGCGTTTTACCCCGAGCCCGATGCGCGACCGCTGTCGATGCAGGCCGACCTGGCGTTCAGCGATGAACTGGTGGGCGAGTTACTTGGCCACGATTTATTGGTGATTTCCACGCCGATGCACAACTTCAGCGTGCCCAGCGGCCTCAAGGCCTGGATCGATCAGATTGTGCGACTCGGGTTGACCTTCAATCACACCCTGGACAACGGCGTCGCTCAATACGAACCGCTGGTGCAGGGCAAAAAGGCGTTGATCGTCACCAGTCGCGGCGGGTTCGGTTTCGGGCCCGGTGGAGCACTTGAGGCGATGAACCATGCCGATCCGTTGTTGCGAACGGCGCTGGGGTTCATCGGCATCACCGACATCACGGTCGTGGCCGCCGAAGGCGAAGAATCCGAGGCGCGCACCTTCCAGATCTCCGCCGCCGAGGCCGAGCAGCGTTTGCGGGCGCTGGCCAGGGAGTTCTAG